From Myxococcales bacterium, a single genomic window includes:
- a CDS encoding methyltransferase domain-containing protein, which yields MSETARLRRARVVRIYDTLDATVLLGPDGRAHQLHAETAQLAKVLLNFLLEPRSRQQIVEHVETLTGAALGENNVVEQLLDLLTDAGAVESLADEASAARPSPRWHPRVVLCLAGGVAAMHAPALITRLLERGFEVRAAATKNALRFINTYAIERLLHHAVATDLYEGESPVPHIDLATWADAVLVWPATGTTLSRLATGDFDSLVSAIALATSAPVIVAPSMNAGMYARAAVQRNVEQLVQDGMYLLHPSFGTEVADAPLDRPHKLGPAPPVGVVVQMLETALQLHRAGKKHTPKNGAEWDQVYTSQRPEQLPWYTDAIDEDLLAAFERLAPNAAFVLDVGTGLGQMAVAAAERGHRVVATDLSRRALEAASELAANLPVLWLEDDITKSRLCRQFDVAVDRGCLHLLGPDAALAYAANISALLAPGGHLLLKTHASEEGDRHGTTPHTRATLEQLFASWFEIVEEHPSTFPGPAETPSAKLFVLRRRGV from the coding sequence ATGTCCGAAACCGCTCGCCTGCGGCGCGCGCGCGTGGTGCGCATTTACGACACGCTCGACGCGACCGTCCTCTTGGGACCCGACGGTCGCGCGCACCAGCTGCACGCCGAGACGGCCCAGCTGGCGAAGGTCCTGCTGAACTTCCTGCTGGAGCCGAGGTCACGCCAGCAGATCGTGGAGCACGTGGAAACCCTCACCGGTGCAGCGCTCGGTGAAAACAACGTCGTCGAGCAGCTGCTCGACCTGCTGACGGACGCTGGAGCCGTCGAGTCGCTGGCGGACGAGGCGTCAGCCGCGCGGCCATCCCCGCGGTGGCACCCGCGTGTCGTCCTGTGCCTGGCCGGAGGTGTGGCGGCCATGCACGCGCCGGCGTTGATCACACGCCTGCTCGAGCGTGGTTTCGAGGTTCGTGCGGCGGCCACGAAGAATGCCCTGCGCTTCATCAACACCTACGCCATCGAGCGCCTCTTGCATCATGCGGTTGCCACGGATCTGTACGAAGGGGAGTCTCCCGTTCCTCACATCGACCTCGCGACCTGGGCTGACGCGGTCCTGGTCTGGCCGGCAACCGGGACCACGCTGTCTCGCCTCGCCACCGGCGACTTCGACTCGCTCGTGTCTGCCATCGCGCTCGCCACCTCTGCACCGGTCATCGTCGCGCCGTCGATGAACGCGGGCATGTACGCGCGCGCCGCCGTCCAGCGCAACGTCGAACAACTGGTGCAGGACGGCATGTACCTGCTGCATCCGTCATTTGGCACGGAGGTCGCCGACGCGCCGCTCGATCGCCCGCACAAACTCGGTCCGGCGCCGCCGGTGGGTGTCGTGGTGCAGATGCTCGAGACCGCGCTCCAGCTGCACCGCGCGGGGAAGAAACACACGCCGAAGAACGGGGCGGAATGGGACCAGGTGTACACGTCACAGCGACCGGAGCAGCTTCCCTGGTACACCGACGCGATCGATGAAGATCTGCTCGCGGCGTTCGAGCGACTCGCGCCGAATGCGGCCTTCGTGCTCGACGTCGGGACGGGACTCGGACAGATGGCCGTAGCGGCGGCGGAGCGGGGACACCGCGTCGTGGCGACCGACCTGTCCCGGCGCGCGCTCGAGGCCGCTTCAGAGCTCGCAGCCAATCTACCGGTGCTCTGGCTCGAGGACGACATCACGAAGAGCCGCCTCTGCCGGCAGTTCGACGTCGCCGTCGACCGCGGCTGCCTGCACCTGCTCGGCCCCGACGCTGCTCTGGCCTATGCGGCAAACATCAGCGCGCTGCTTGCGCCAGGTGGACACTTGCTACTCAAGACGCACGCCAGTGAAGAAGGCGACCGCCACGGCACGACGCCTCACACCCGGGCAACGTTGGAGCAGCTGTTCGCCAGCTGGTTCGAAATCGTCGAAGAGCACCCGAGCACGTTCCCCGGTCCGGCAGAGACCCCCAGCGCCAAGCTCTTCGTTCTGCGCCGCCGGGGCGTGTAG
- a CDS encoding RNA polymerase sigma factor — MREIQQSARPADSAAGWSADTLEACRRGDQETIGRVLSAEAPAVERTLSRTLGSRSDVEDVLQQTFVAAIRAFPNFRGEASVRTWLTSIAIRFAQERRQHAARQLVLVHEAQVDRSDLGRELDDRRRVARLRAVLAGISPKKRAAFVLHVVEGRSIDEVAVLVGASRAATKSRIFFARRELMKKARRDPLLSDWLDGSTR; from the coding sequence GTGCGCGAGATCCAGCAGAGCGCCCGTCCCGCCGACTCCGCAGCGGGTTGGAGCGCGGACACGCTCGAGGCGTGCCGTCGCGGCGATCAGGAGACAATCGGTCGGGTGTTGTCCGCCGAGGCGCCCGCCGTGGAACGCACGCTGTCGCGAACCCTCGGCTCGCGGTCCGACGTGGAAGACGTTCTCCAGCAGACATTCGTGGCGGCAATCCGCGCTTTCCCCAACTTTCGCGGTGAGGCAAGCGTCCGGACCTGGCTCACCAGCATCGCGATCCGGTTTGCCCAGGAGCGACGCCAGCACGCCGCGCGCCAGCTCGTACTCGTGCACGAAGCACAGGTCGACCGCTCGGACCTGGGTCGCGAGCTCGACGACCGCCGCCGCGTCGCTCGACTCCGTGCCGTACTGGCCGGTATCAGCCCCAAGAAGCGAGCCGCCTTCGTGTTGCACGTCGTCGAGGGTCGCAGCATCGACGAGGTCGCAGTGTTGGTCGGCGCATCGCGGGCCGCGACCAAGAGCAGGATCTTTTTTGCGCGTCGTGAACTGATGAAAAAGGCGCGACGCGACCCGCTGCTCTCCGACTGGCTCGACGGGAGCACGCGATGA
- a CDS encoding FecR domain-containing protein — translation MIDWACQRAGVLLERRSAGIAEHERLLLEQHLAECPRCSEQSRVLAALVEHLSDGDELSPHARARALSSALTTARSKPLERPRPLRVLPWAAALGALIVGLVLSVGRSPVAQLRSFATPPVLDTQRWDDLELRGTRAFALAHAQAVLQQGSVAHWLGSAKTLRLDAGSVHVDVDPSPGKPFAVTTPRFRVDVVGTVFDVSLESVRVSRGRVRVTPVGGEAVEVGVGESWSAPGAETLPPPSAAPRPEIDAAPLLARARKALASGDVGKARASLAVVLAQRSRPVDLAEARTLLAECALVAGDTRSAQKGYADVASRHAGTAAGDSAAFAAARLERDPIKARGQLNQYLASYPNGRFREEAKARLAALRK, via the coding sequence ATGATCGACTGGGCTTGTCAACGCGCGGGTGTGCTCTTGGAACGCCGCTCGGCCGGCATCGCGGAGCACGAGCGCCTGCTGCTCGAGCAGCACCTCGCGGAGTGCCCGCGCTGCAGTGAGCAGTCGCGCGTGCTCGCCGCGCTCGTGGAGCACCTCTCGGATGGTGACGAGCTCTCCCCGCACGCGCGCGCGCGGGCGTTGTCCTCGGCGCTGACCACCGCGCGAAGCAAACCGCTCGAACGACCAAGACCGCTCCGCGTGTTGCCGTGGGCAGCCGCCCTGGGCGCGCTGATCGTCGGGCTGGTGCTGTCTGTCGGTCGTTCACCGGTTGCCCAGCTCCGCTCCTTCGCCACCCCACCAGTGCTGGATACGCAGCGCTGGGACGACCTCGAGCTCCGGGGGACGCGGGCGTTCGCGTTGGCCCATGCACAGGCAGTTCTGCAGCAAGGCAGCGTTGCGCATTGGCTCGGCTCCGCAAAGACGCTGCGTCTGGATGCGGGCAGCGTGCACGTGGACGTCGACCCCAGTCCCGGCAAGCCGTTCGCCGTCACGACTCCGCGCTTTCGGGTGGACGTCGTCGGGACGGTCTTCGACGTCTCGCTCGAGTCGGTACGGGTGAGCCGAGGGCGGGTGCGGGTCACACCGGTGGGAGGTGAGGCTGTGGAAGTCGGCGTCGGCGAGTCGTGGTCGGCACCGGGCGCCGAAACCCTGCCGCCACCCAGCGCTGCGCCAAGACCTGAAATCGACGCAGCGCCCTTGCTGGCCAGAGCACGCAAGGCACTGGCATCCGGCGATGTCGGAAAGGCTCGGGCGAGTCTGGCGGTTGTGCTCGCCCAGCGCTCGCGTCCCGTCGATTTGGCCGAGGCTCGAACGCTCTTGGCCGAGTGCGCGCTGGTGGCAGGCGACACCAGGTCGGCGCAGAAGGGCTACGCGGACGTCGCCTCGCGACACGCGGGCACGGCGGCCGGGGACAGCGCCGCTTTCGCGGCGGCCCGTCTCGAGCGCGACCCGATCAAGGCACGGGGACAGCTGAACCAGTATCTCGCGAGTTATCCCAACGGACGCTTTCGCGAGGAAGCCAAGGCGAGACTCGCGGCGCTCCGTAAATAG
- a CDS encoding DUF4114 domain-containing protein, giving the protein MSRALFAVACSAVLLFAQAAFALTQPNGATIPVGGSLQSLFTGRGEAINALNDAATTPETFTPSCGLTFEVLQRNAGYKNSFGWYNVTGAKPALGDHHEFLTCNDGVGTIKTLDIKKDPAYQGGLIGFYQATGSCATVNNNNAIFFSEIKYNPDGNQANPYIHLLIYNSTVTPKAFYFGWEDLLSGGDNDFDDLTTFVTGISCSGGGGKCQTGQPGVCADGTNQCQSGKLVCVPLVGPSAETCDGFDNDCNGSVDDGDICPAGQVCDNGNCVPKCGGGEFKCPSSKVCKTDKGVCVDPACLTVDCPEGTKCIGGSCVDPCAGAVCPPGQACIAGNCIDPCGAITCDTSQVCAAGACIDKCQCAGCPATDQCETSGICSPTACVGKTCPAGQYCASDGSCADACGGVVCPKGQLCTQGQCAPDTTGTGGAGGANDGGAGVGGGISLGGGGGNSGTGGGGKGGGVNGGSQGGVTPASEESGCGCRVAGGANRAWPLLLAAAGLLLGARRRRKP; this is encoded by the coding sequence ATGTCCCGCGCTCTCTTCGCCGTGGCGTGCTCGGCCGTCTTGCTCTTTGCCCAGGCGGCGTTCGCGCTCACCCAGCCGAACGGCGCGACGATTCCCGTGGGCGGCAGCCTGCAGAGCCTCTTCACCGGTCGCGGTGAGGCCATCAACGCGCTGAACGACGCGGCCACGACGCCGGAGACCTTCACACCCAGCTGCGGCCTCACCTTCGAGGTGCTGCAACGCAACGCCGGCTATAAGAACTCGTTCGGTTGGTACAACGTGACCGGGGCAAAACCCGCGCTCGGTGATCACCACGAGTTCCTGACCTGCAACGATGGCGTAGGGACCATCAAGACCCTCGACATCAAGAAGGACCCCGCGTACCAGGGCGGGCTGATTGGTTTCTATCAAGCCACGGGGAGCTGCGCGACCGTCAACAACAACAACGCCATCTTCTTCAGCGAGATCAAGTACAACCCGGACGGCAACCAGGCGAACCCGTACATCCACCTGTTGATCTACAACAGCACCGTCACCCCCAAGGCCTTCTACTTCGGCTGGGAAGATCTGCTCTCCGGCGGCGACAACGACTTCGACGATCTGACCACGTTCGTCACGGGGATTTCTTGCTCGGGTGGCGGCGGAAAGTGCCAGACCGGACAGCCGGGCGTGTGCGCCGATGGCACGAATCAATGCCAGAGCGGCAAGCTGGTGTGTGTGCCGCTCGTCGGGCCTTCTGCCGAGACGTGCGACGGCTTCGACAACGACTGCAACGGCTCGGTGGACGACGGCGACATCTGCCCGGCTGGCCAGGTCTGCGACAACGGCAACTGCGTCCCCAAGTGCGGCGGCGGCGAGTTCAAGTGCCCGTCGAGCAAGGTGTGCAAGACCGACAAGGGCGTGTGCGTCGATCCAGCCTGCCTCACGGTGGACTGCCCGGAGGGCACGAAGTGCATCGGCGGAAGCTGTGTGGATCCGTGCGCCGGTGCGGTCTGCCCGCCCGGCCAGGCCTGCATCGCGGGCAATTGCATCGATCCATGCGGGGCCATCACCTGTGACACGAGCCAGGTCTGCGCGGCGGGTGCCTGCATCGACAAGTGTCAGTGCGCCGGCTGCCCTGCCACCGATCAGTGTGAGACGAGCGGCATCTGCAGCCCCACGGCCTGCGTCGGCAAGACCTGCCCTGCCGGCCAGTACTGCGCCAGCGACGGATCATGCGCCGACGCTTGCGGCGGCGTCGTGTGCCCGAAGGGCCAGCTCTGCACCCAGGGCCAGTGTGCTCCGGACACGACCGGCACGGGCGGCGCGGGTGGTGCAAACGATGGCGGCGCCGGCGTCGGCGGTGGCATCTCCCTTGGCGGAGGCGGCGGCAACTCCGGGACCGGCGGCGGCGGCAAGGGGGGTGGGGTGAACGGCGGCAGCCAGGGCGGCGTGACACCGGCCTCCGAAGAGAGCGGCTGCGGCTGTCGCGTGGCAGGTGGCGCAAACCGCGCATGGCCGCTGCTGCTCGCCGCAGCCGGACTGCTCCTCGGAGCCCGGCGACGCCGCAAACCCTGA
- a CDS encoding UbiA family prenyltransferase has product MLNALRILWDVAAFRLRRLEMANLAGAVSVMVALGLSVRDMLVRTGFALLLNLLAYLTNDYADLDRDLRTGRAPDKTRFLDQHRSAAIGAQVGLGVVLTATALLWSPGLLLAAALGEGLCWLYSAKVKQVAYADVLVMAVCGGAMALVAVPLDRTLGWLLVVELGLFSGAFELIQVLRDRHEDAEAGTSTTAVALGETKTLWLLRGWMVLTAGFATLTLHRLVGPLLLLALVVPYGSGGAKTYWNRVRLVFGLVWLALIVMTTLSGRSNGWWLSVEHTALVSSRAP; this is encoded by the coding sequence ATGTTGAACGCCCTGCGCATCCTCTGGGACGTCGCCGCGTTTCGGTTGCGTCGGCTCGAGATGGCGAACCTCGCCGGGGCGGTCTCGGTGATGGTTGCGCTCGGCCTCAGCGTCCGCGACATGCTGGTTCGGACCGGGTTTGCGCTGCTCTTGAACCTGCTCGCCTATCTGACCAACGACTACGCGGATCTCGATCGCGATCTGCGCACCGGACGCGCGCCGGACAAGACTCGTTTTCTGGACCAGCATCGCTCGGCGGCGATCGGTGCGCAGGTGGGCCTCGGTGTGGTGCTCACGGCGACCGCGCTTCTCTGGAGTCCGGGTCTCTTGCTTGCCGCAGCGCTCGGCGAGGGGCTGTGTTGGTTGTACTCGGCCAAGGTGAAACAGGTGGCGTACGCCGATGTGCTCGTCATGGCCGTGTGCGGCGGGGCCATGGCGCTCGTTGCCGTCCCGCTCGATCGCACCCTGGGCTGGTTGCTGGTGGTCGAGCTCGGGCTGTTTTCCGGGGCGTTCGAGCTGATCCAGGTGCTGCGGGATCGGCACGAAGACGCCGAGGCCGGCACGTCGACGACCGCGGTCGCCCTCGGCGAGACGAAGACGCTGTGGCTCCTGCGCGGGTGGATGGTGCTGACGGCGGGGTTCGCCACGCTGACGCTGCATCGATTGGTCGGGCCGCTCCTGCTCTTGGCCCTGGTTGTTCCGTACGGCAGCGGCGGCGCCAAGACGTACTGGAACCGCGTGCGGCTGGTGTTCGGCCTGGTGTGGCTCGCGCTGATCGTGATGACCACGCTCAGCGGTCGGAGTAACGGGTGGTGGCTCAGCGTCGAGCACACCGCCCTAGTATCGTCGCGCGCTCCGTGA
- a CDS encoding cellulase family glycosylhydrolase → MLRAMLRAGWVMGLLMAVVGCGDGDEPEPAKPRSWHVAGGAIRDPEGRAVLLRGVNLANAHKQPPYLAFHGPADFKRLSGDWGLNHVRFLLSWSAIEPEKGKWNEAYLDDVATRMDWALAAGLRVVLDMHQDVYGEGFGGNGAPTWTCDDAHYLKFTPTTPWFLNYLDPEVVACVDGFWNGSELRAHYTEAWVRVATRLGKHPAVLGFDPMNEPFWGSHATLTFDAEVLQPFFEDLTRAIRTEAPDWLAFLEPFAGKNLGFATSLRPFGVKNVVYAPHAYDTSAESGQGFAPSSRAAFIARISQLRAEADELGVPLWIGEYGGTSGSPGIEAYVDAAFDGAAANAAGSAYWSYDKDGGYGLLNEDGSEKKNVLAELVRPYPERVAGDLVDFEWDEAASRLLVRLIPKNLGAATEIRVPAAVYPNGYHVSCGSCESEQLAGKVLVRGVEPGNPALIELAP, encoded by the coding sequence ATGCTGAGAGCGATGCTGAGAGCAGGCTGGGTCATGGGCCTCCTGATGGCGGTCGTCGGCTGTGGCGACGGCGATGAACCCGAGCCCGCGAAACCGCGCAGCTGGCACGTCGCCGGCGGAGCGATCCGCGATCCGGAGGGACGCGCGGTGCTCCTGCGCGGCGTGAACCTCGCCAACGCACACAAGCAGCCTCCGTATCTGGCCTTTCACGGGCCCGCAGATTTCAAGCGTCTGAGCGGCGACTGGGGCCTGAACCACGTCCGGTTTCTGCTCTCGTGGTCGGCCATCGAACCCGAAAAGGGCAAGTGGAACGAGGCTTACCTGGACGACGTCGCCACCCGCATGGACTGGGCGCTCGCCGCCGGCCTCCGGGTCGTGCTCGACATGCACCAGGACGTGTACGGTGAGGGGTTCGGTGGCAACGGTGCCCCTACCTGGACCTGTGACGACGCGCACTACCTGAAGTTCACGCCGACCACCCCGTGGTTCCTCAATTACCTCGATCCGGAGGTCGTCGCGTGTGTCGATGGTTTCTGGAACGGCAGCGAGCTGCGCGCGCATTACACGGAGGCGTGGGTCCGGGTGGCCACGCGGCTCGGAAAACATCCCGCCGTGCTCGGCTTCGACCCGATGAACGAACCGTTCTGGGGCTCGCACGCCACCCTCACCTTCGATGCCGAGGTGCTGCAGCCGTTCTTCGAAGACTTGACCCGCGCGATCCGCACCGAGGCTCCCGACTGGCTGGCGTTTCTGGAGCCCTTCGCCGGCAAGAACCTCGGGTTCGCCACGAGCCTCCGGCCATTCGGGGTGAAAAACGTCGTCTACGCGCCGCATGCGTACGACACCAGCGCCGAATCGGGGCAGGGCTTCGCGCCATCTTCGCGCGCGGCGTTCATTGCGCGCATCAGCCAGCTCCGCGCGGAGGCCGACGAGCTCGGAGTTCCGCTCTGGATCGGCGAGTACGGCGGCACCTCGGGCTCGCCGGGCATCGAGGCCTACGTCGACGCCGCGTTCGACGGGGCCGCTGCGAATGCCGCGGGCTCGGCCTACTGGTCCTACGACAAGGACGGCGGCTACGGCCTCTTGAATGAAGACGGCAGCGAAAAGAAGAACGTGCTGGCGGAGCTCGTGCGCCCCTACCCGGAGCGGGTCGCCGGCGATCTCGTGGACTTCGAGTGGGACGAGGCCGCGAGCCGGCTCTTGGTGCGCCTGATCCCGAAGAACCTGGGCGCCGCGACGGAAATCCGCGTGCCGGCCGCTGTATATCCGAACGGCTACCACGTGAGCTGCGGCAGCTGCGAGAGCGAACAGCTCGCCGGCAAAGTGCTGGTCCGAGGTGTCGAGCCCGGCAACCCGGCGTTGATCGAGCTCGCACCGTGA
- a CDS encoding thioredoxin, with translation MFLALSSLAGCETDAPTPRKEPPPAPAAKVELVEAEATTDAVSVIAREAARAQKDGRKLIVYVGAPWCEPCVRFHKAAAAGELDAKFPDLRLLEFDHDRHEAALTAAGCVSRLIPLFARPSPDGRCSEQRMEGSIKGEGAVAEISPRLAELLR, from the coding sequence GTGTTCCTCGCGCTCTCGAGTCTCGCCGGTTGTGAAACGGACGCACCGACTCCTCGCAAGGAACCACCACCAGCGCCGGCGGCAAAGGTCGAGCTGGTCGAAGCCGAGGCCACCACCGACGCGGTCTCCGTGATCGCGCGGGAGGCTGCGCGCGCGCAGAAGGACGGGCGGAAGCTGATCGTGTACGTGGGAGCACCCTGGTGCGAGCCGTGTGTGCGCTTTCACAAGGCAGCGGCAGCGGGCGAGCTCGACGCCAAGTTCCCCGACCTGCGCCTGCTCGAGTTCGACCACGACCGACACGAAGCAGCGCTCACCGCTGCCGGCTGTGTGTCGCGGTTGATCCCGCTCTTCGCGCGCCCCAGCCCCGACGGCCGCTGCTCCGAGCAGCGCATGGAGGGGTCGATCAAAGGCGAGGGCGCGGTCGCGGAGATCAGCCCGCGGCTCGCCGAGCTGTTGAGGTAA